From Schistocerca gregaria isolate iqSchGreg1 unplaced genomic scaffold, iqSchGreg1.2 ptg000883l, whole genome shotgun sequence, the proteins below share one genomic window:
- the LOC126324038 gene encoding ubiquitin carboxyl-terminal hydrolase MINDY-1-like, whose amino-acid sequence MHADSPAVPDGDTFYELKEISFKGAKKRICMQRENGPCPLLAISNALLLRGDICLNTDSSAASSECLLNAIINHMIERCSKVEGSDPVKKNNLVQIEMAMKTVQKLQTGLCVNIQFKDVDSFEFTSESELFDLCGLTLYHGWIPDVDDPDRDLVLSKGSYNALVEAIVTMADSSVEPDESKAEVVQRLRRWLNNNVSQLTFEGIHLLCKKLGVGEIGVFFRNNHFSVITNQNHRLYLLITDQGFQHYKDIVWEDLDTVYGGSNFYDSNFELFVDRTAESSEGQQTARTLVRQQERKRRWHSCVLS is encoded by the exons ATGCACGCGGACTCTCCAGCTGTGCCAGACGGGGACACCTTCTACGAGCTGAAGGAGATCTCCTTCAAAGGAGCCAAAAAGCGCATATGCATGCAGCGCGAAAACG GTCCATGCCCGCTTTTGGCCATTT CCAACGCTCTGCTGTTGAGGGGCGACATTTGCCTGAACACGGACTCCTCAGCCGCATCCTCAGAGTGTTTGCTAAACGCCATCATCAACCACATGATAGAACGGTGCAGTAAGGTCGAAGGC TCTGATCCTGTCAAAAAAAACAACCTAGTACAAATCGAGATGGCCATGAAAACCGTACAAAAGTTACAAACCGGCTTGTGCGTCAACATCCAGTTCAAAGA cgtagacagtttcgagTTTACATCAGAGAGCGAGCTATTCGACTTGTGCGGGTTGACTTTGTACcac GGATGGATTCCAGACGTTGATGATCCTGACAGAGACCTAGTCCTATCTAAGGGCTCCTACAACGCGCTTGTTGAAGCCATCGTCACCATGGCCGATTCCTCGGTCGAGCCTGACGAGAGCAAGGCTGAAGTCGTTCAGCGGCTCCGCCGGTGGCTGAACAACAACGTATCTCAGCTCACCTTCGAGGGAATCCATCTTTTGTGCAAGAAGCTCGGCGTCGGCGAGATTGGCGTTTTTTTTAGAAACAATCACTTTTCGGTTATCACAAACCAGAACCACCGACTCTATCTTCTAATCACTGACCAAGGATTCCAGCATTACAAAGACATAGTTTGGGAGGACTTGGACACCGTCTACGGAGGCTCGAATTTTTACGACTCGAACTTCGAACTCTTTGTCGATCGCACAGCTGAGTCCAGTGAGGGACAACAAACCGCCCGTACTCTGGTCAGGCAGCAAGAGAGGAAAAGGAGGTGGCACTCCTGTGTCCTCAGTTGA